Proteins from one Solirubrobacterales bacterium genomic window:
- a CDS encoding TrkA family potassium uptake protein, whose product MYVIVAGGGKVGLNLTRELMAKGHEVTLIENNRRRYTILEPQLEHVVHLGDSTELWVLERAGIERADMVIAVTGDDEDNIIIAQVAREKYGRDKIIARCNNIRNMEHFDLLNISPVISSTDLILRLIEHEVPQYGLVHLLKLQAEDLEIIEVEVGIGSIAAGKTVGEIDLPEGGLIIAILREGEGIVPGGDTMINTGDEVMLILNPGLEDDITRLFTASEESFA is encoded by the coding sequence ATGTACGTGATTGTCGCCGGCGGCGGAAAGGTCGGATTGAACCTCACGCGTGAGTTGATGGCCAAGGGCCACGAGGTAACCCTGATCGAGAACAACCGTCGGCGTTACACGATCCTTGAGCCACAGCTCGAGCACGTCGTACACCTAGGTGACAGCACCGAGCTCTGGGTCCTTGAGCGCGCCGGCATCGAGCGCGCCGACATGGTCATCGCCGTGACCGGCGACGACGAGGACAACATCATCATCGCCCAGGTCGCGCGCGAAAAGTACGGTCGCGACAAAATCATCGCGCGCTGCAACAACATCCGCAACATGGAGCACTTCGACCTTCTGAACATCAGTCCGGTGATCAGCTCTACAGATCTGATCCTCCGCCTGATCGAGCATGAGGTGCCGCAGTACGGGCTGGTCCACCTGCTCAAGCTGCAGGCCGAGGACCTCGAGATCATCGAGGTCGAAGTCGGCATCGGCTCAATTGCTGCGGGTAAGACCGTCGGCGAGATCGACCTTCCCGAGGGCGGCTTGATCATCGCGATCCTGCGCGAGGGCGAGGGCATCGTTCCGGGCGGCGACACGATGATCAACACTGGCGACGAAGTCATGCTGATCCTCAACCCGGGCCTCGAAGACGACATCACGCGTCTGTTCACGGCGTCTGAAGAGTCCTTCGCCTAG
- a CDS encoding FAD-dependent oxidoreductase, producing the protein MADRHVDHLLIGGGLASGNCARHLRESGDGSILLVGREPEPPYNRPALTKGYLARTEERAMDYFRPPEFWEEQSIELLTRMNVMKLDTDAHTATLMNKDVITYGNALVATGANVNLLRVEGMGQEGIHYLRAFGNSDSILEDLDKLGRRVTLIGGSYIGCEVAATLSRHDCQCQIIMLEDLPLQRTLGDDLGAWAKRHLERLGVQIHPGESLASFEGDGERVTAVACESGLKIETDIVVIGAGVSPDTMLAKAAGLEIGERGGILTDANLHSSAPDVFAAGDVAEWYSSAHQSHIRVEHWDVAFNHGRTAALNMLGQDVKHEVVPYFWTDMADVEIESVGPAYGWDRVVLRGSIDDSSFSVWYLQGNRVAQVAAVGRTHDIEIGKKLIAERTELPSEQLESLGNVEFDVACLA; encoded by the coding sequence ATGGCTGACCGCCACGTTGACCATCTTCTGATCGGCGGAGGCCTTGCCTCTGGTAACTGCGCACGCCATCTGCGCGAGAGCGGTGACGGGTCGATCCTGCTCGTCGGCCGCGAGCCCGAGCCGCCCTACAACCGCCCTGCGCTGACCAAGGGCTACCTCGCGCGCACCGAAGAGCGCGCGATGGACTACTTTCGCCCGCCCGAGTTCTGGGAAGAGCAGAGCATCGAGCTGTTGACGCGCATGAACGTGATGAAGCTCGACACGGATGCGCACACCGCAACGCTGATGAACAAAGATGTGATCACCTATGGCAACGCCCTGGTCGCCACGGGAGCCAACGTGAATCTGCTCCGCGTCGAGGGGATGGGGCAGGAGGGGATCCACTACCTGCGGGCCTTCGGAAACAGCGACTCGATCCTCGAAGACCTCGACAAGCTCGGCCGCCGTGTCACATTGATCGGCGGCAGCTACATCGGCTGCGAGGTCGCGGCAACGCTTTCGCGCCATGACTGCCAGTGCCAGATCATCATGCTCGAAGATCTTCCGCTTCAGCGCACGCTTGGCGATGACCTCGGCGCCTGGGCCAAGCGCCACCTCGAACGACTCGGCGTCCAGATTCACCCGGGCGAGAGTCTCGCGAGTTTCGAAGGTGATGGCGAGCGCGTCACTGCGGTCGCCTGTGAGTCTGGACTGAAGATCGAGACGGACATCGTCGTGATCGGCGCCGGAGTGAGCCCGGACACGATGCTCGCGAAGGCCGCCGGCCTTGAAATCGGCGAGCGCGGTGGGATCCTCACCGATGCAAACCTGCACAGCAGCGCGCCCGACGTATTTGCCGCCGGTGACGTCGCCGAGTGGTACTCAAGCGCGCACCAGTCGCACATTCGCGTTGAACACTGGGACGTTGCATTCAACCACGGCCGCACGGCCGCACTGAACATGCTCGGGCAGGACGTCAAGCACGAAGTAGTTCCATATTTCTGGACCGACATGGCCGATGTCGAGATCGAATCGGTCGGACCGGCATACGGCTGGGATCGCGTCGTCCTCCGCGGTTCGATCGATGATTCATCGTTCAGCGTCTGGTATCTGCAGGGCAACCGGGTCGCTCAGGTCGCGGCCGTTGGTCGAACGCATGACATCGAGATCGGCAAGAAGTTGATCGCAGAACGCACCGAGCTGCCCAGCGAGCAGCTCGAATCGCTCGGCAACGTCGAATTTGACGTCGCGTGCCTGGCCTGA
- a CDS encoding ABC transporter ATP-binding protein, protein MSTWKRLRGEKTRARRLRELVALVRPYKWRVALMFLAMAVAIAAGLAPPYLAKVAIDSGIIAKDFGTLQLVVVLYLASALILWGATYLQMYMTSWVGQKVLRDLRLTLFEHLQKQSSGFYSRRKTGVLVSRLTNDVNALDQLVSNGVMTLFSSVITLVAMIVILLLQSVPLALASFAVFPIVAIASFIFRVTSTDVYRETRERIGIVTAYLQETISGVSVVRAYGREERHVSEFNALSEKNRDTNMRSVYLNAAYFPAIEFLSAVSLAVILLFGGYLVLDGNIEVGVLVLFAGYMQNFFDPIQQLSQLYTTYQSGMAALDKIFDLLAEEPDVVDLPGAPELGPVRGAVSFEDVWFSYGGDDVWALKGIDLAINPGETVALVGATGAGKSTFAKLVPRFHDPQKGRVLVDGHDLAGIDSRSLRRQLGYVPQEGYLFSGSIAENIEFGRPGATRDEIEEAARSVGAYDLIADLPDGFDTVVGERGSHLSAGQRQLVAFARALIAGPRLLILDEATASVDVNTEARIEDGLRRLLAGRTALVIAHRLSTIINASRIAVLEGGEIVELGSHDELVAAGGHYAQLYASWEQQVA, encoded by the coding sequence ATGAGCACCTGGAAGCGGCTGCGCGGCGAGAAAACCCGCGCGCGGCGATTGCGCGAACTGGTTGCGCTGGTGCGGCCATACAAGTGGCGCGTCGCCCTGATGTTCCTGGCGATGGCAGTAGCGATCGCTGCAGGCCTCGCTCCGCCCTACCTGGCCAAGGTCGCGATCGACAGCGGGATCATCGCGAAGGATTTCGGCACGCTCCAGCTGGTAGTCGTTCTCTACCTCGCGAGCGCGCTGATCCTGTGGGGCGCAACGTACCTGCAGATGTACATGACAAGCTGGGTCGGTCAAAAGGTGCTTCGGGACCTGCGGCTGACACTCTTCGAACATCTTCAGAAACAGTCGTCAGGCTTCTACTCGCGCCGCAAGACAGGCGTGCTCGTCTCGCGCCTGACCAACGACGTCAATGCGCTCGACCAACTTGTGAGCAACGGCGTCATGACGCTCTTCTCGTCGGTGATCACGCTCGTGGCGATGATCGTCATCCTGCTGCTGCAGAGCGTTCCGCTGGCGCTCGCTTCTTTCGCCGTCTTCCCGATCGTCGCCATCGCCAGCTTCATCTTCCGGGTCACCTCAACTGATGTGTACCGCGAGACGCGCGAGCGCATCGGCATCGTCACTGCGTACCTGCAGGAGACGATCTCGGGCGTTTCGGTCGTACGCGCCTACGGCCGCGAGGAGCGTCACGTCTCCGAGTTCAACGCGCTTTCCGAGAAGAACCGCGACACCAACATGCGCTCGGTCTATCTGAACGCGGCCTACTTTCCGGCGATCGAGTTTCTCTCGGCCGTCTCGCTGGCAGTGATTCTCCTCTTCGGTGGTTACCTCGTGCTCGACGGCAACATCGAGGTCGGAGTGCTCGTGCTCTTCGCCGGCTACATGCAGAACTTCTTCGACCCGATCCAGCAGCTCTCGCAGCTCTATACGACCTACCAGTCGGGCATGGCCGCGCTCGACAAGATCTTTGATCTACTCGCGGAAGAGCCCGACGTGGTCGATCTTCCGGGCGCACCCGAACTCGGGCCAGTGCGCGGCGCGGTCAGCTTTGAGGACGTCTGGTTCAGCTACGGAGGCGACGACGTCTGGGCACTCAAGGGGATCGACCTCGCGATCAACCCCGGTGAGACCGTCGCGCTGGTCGGCGCCACTGGCGCGGGCAAGTCCACCTTCGCGAAGCTCGTCCCGCGCTTCCACGACCCACAGAAGGGCCGCGTGCTCGTTGACGGCCACGACCTCGCCGGAATCGACTCGCGCTCGCTGCGCCGTCAGCTTGGCTACGTGCCCCAAGAGGGATATCTCTTCTCTGGTTCGATCGCCGAGAACATCGAGTTCGGGCGGCCGGGCGCAACGCGCGATGAGATCGAGGAAGCGGCGCGATCGGTGGGTGCATATGACCTGATCGCGGATCTGCCCGACGGATTCGACACGGTCGTGGGAGAACGCGGAAGCCACCTCTCGGCCGGTCAACGTCAGCTCGTCGCATTCGCACGCGCACTGATTGCGGGGCCGCGACTGTTGATCCTCGACGAGGCAACGGCGAGCGTGGACGTCAACACCGAGGCGCGGATCGAGGATGGCCTGCGCCGTTTGCTCGCTGGCCGCACCGCGCTCGTGATCGCGCACAGGCTCTCGACGATCATCAACGCTTCCCGCATCGCAGTGCTCGAGGGCGGCGAGATAGTGGAGCTCGGCTCACACGACGAACTGGTCGCTGCCGGCGGCCACTACGCCCAGCTCTACGCGAGCTGGGAACAACAAGTCGCCTAA
- a CDS encoding VWA domain-containing protein: protein MPEPHQSYPFSAVVGQDDYKLALLANAVDPSIGGVLAVGERGTAKSTLARSFAALLPEIGRDEEARAAPFVELPLGATVDRLTGSLDTAKLLAGEGAQLSDGLLAGADGGVLYADEVNLLGDHLVDVLLDAAAFGCVRIERDGLSEERDARFLLVGTMNPEEGALRPQLLDRFGLSVTIAAPLEPSERAEIVQRRIAFEQYPGIFCERFEGTEIALREIIERARAVWLDVDLPNETLNVIVEACARLGVEGMRADLVIARTSTALAALDDRRSVIDRDIETAARLALPHRARTSATEPEWLSEQQISKAFAQARGESVEEEAGPDPRVAPPRTQAGFRATTRRDAPAVEDAVTGRGAGPIGRGARAEGGDRPAIDSRPATDSEDLDVIATARAAVTRRILQGPGAADPAEAIGGPGSDVMGAGPGDIRAEDLRERVRAGREANLVLCVVDASSSVLENGRGGELRALLGGLVADAKRKRDRVGLIVFRGREARLVAPPSRNHTAVLAGLETVEPGGTTPLAEGIRVAHETATRELRRNPDLRPIVALVTDGYANVSRSGNALGEARTAARALRRDGITLVVIGETSSGALQFAQATGAEFYPFDPPTAQRDVA, encoded by the coding sequence ATGCCAGAGCCTCACCAGAGCTATCCGTTCTCGGCCGTTGTCGGCCAGGACGACTACAAACTCGCCCTACTTGCCAACGCGGTTGACCCGTCGATCGGCGGCGTACTTGCCGTGGGCGAGCGCGGCACGGCCAAGTCCACACTGGCGCGGTCGTTCGCGGCCCTGCTCCCGGAGATCGGTCGCGATGAAGAGGCCCGGGCCGCTCCGTTCGTGGAGCTTCCGCTCGGCGCCACAGTCGATCGACTGACCGGCTCGCTCGACACAGCGAAGCTGCTCGCGGGCGAGGGCGCGCAACTCTCTGATGGCCTGCTCGCTGGCGCAGACGGCGGCGTGCTCTACGCCGATGAAGTGAACCTGCTCGGCGATCACCTCGTTGACGTGCTGCTCGACGCAGCCGCCTTCGGCTGCGTGCGGATCGAGCGCGACGGCCTGAGTGAAGAGCGTGACGCGCGATTTCTGCTCGTCGGCACGATGAACCCTGAAGAAGGAGCGCTGCGCCCGCAGCTGCTCGACCGCTTCGGACTCTCAGTCACGATCGCCGCTCCGCTTGAGCCGTCTGAGCGCGCCGAAATCGTGCAGCGCAGGATCGCGTTCGAGCAGTACCCGGGGATCTTCTGCGAGCGCTTCGAGGGCACCGAGATCGCGCTGCGCGAGATCATTGAGCGCGCCCGCGCTGTTTGGCTCGATGTTGATCTTCCCAACGAGACTCTGAACGTGATCGTCGAAGCCTGCGCGCGGCTCGGTGTCGAGGGAATGCGAGCAGATCTTGTGATCGCCCGCACCTCAACTGCGCTCGCCGCTCTCGACGACCGCCGTTCGGTGATCGATCGCGACATCGAGACGGCCGCACGGCTCGCGCTGCCGCATCGCGCGCGCACCAGCGCGACGGAGCCGGAGTGGCTCTCCGAACAACAGATCTCAAAGGCATTCGCGCAGGCTCGCGGCGAATCCGTCGAGGAAGAAGCCGGCCCAGATCCGCGCGTCGCTCCGCCCCGCACCCAGGCTGGCTTCCGCGCGACAACGCGCCGTGACGCGCCAGCTGTTGAGGATGCAGTCACCGGCCGCGGAGCTGGCCCGATCGGCCGCGGCGCTCGCGCCGAAGGCGGTGACCGCCCCGCAATTGACTCGCGTCCGGCGACAGACAGCGAGGACCTCGACGTGATCGCTACAGCCCGCGCGGCAGTCACGCGGCGCATCTTGCAAGGGCCCGGGGCCGCTGATCCCGCGGAGGCGATAGGCGGACCGGGTTCGGACGTGATGGGCGCTGGTCCTGGCGACATCCGCGCGGAAGACCTGCGCGAACGGGTCCGCGCCGGGCGCGAGGCCAATCTCGTCCTGTGCGTCGTGGATGCCTCAAGTTCTGTGCTCGAGAACGGCCGTGGGGGTGAGCTGCGTGCGCTGCTTGGCGGACTTGTCGCGGACGCAAAGCGCAAGCGCGACCGGGTTGGATTGATCGTCTTCCGCGGGCGCGAAGCGCGCCTGGTCGCCCCGCCATCGCGAAACCACACTGCGGTGCTGGCGGGACTGGAAACCGTTGAGCCAGGCGGCACGACGCCGCTTGCCGAAGGCATCCGCGTTGCCCACGAGACAGCAACCCGCGAGCTGCGCCGCAACCCAGATCTTCGACCGATCGTCGCGCTCGTCACCGACGGCTACGCCAACGTCTCCCGCTCGGGCAACGCGCTCGGCGAGGCCCGCACCGCAGCAAGGGCACTGCGCCGCGACGGAATCACGCTCGTCGTGATCGGCGAGACCTCAAGCGGCGCTCTCCAGTTTGCCCAAGCGACGGGCGCGGAGTTCTATCCGTTCGATCCGCCGACCGCACAGCGCGACGTCGCTTAG